The genomic interval GTGTCCATCCGTGCTGACTGGACCACCGTCGCCCTGGCGCCCCAGGTCATCAAGGCCGCTTACCTCAGCTACTTCGGGATCGGCGACCGCGCGATTCGCGAGCGGGTCTTTGCCCTGGCTGATCGCACGGAGCTGAACGCGGTCGTCATCGATGTCAAAGGCGATCGCGGCTTCATCCCCTACCCGACGCAGGTGCGGCTGGCCGTGGAGGCCGGCGCCCTCGGCCCCGTCCGCCTCCGGGCCTTCGAGGAGATGCTCGCCGGGCTCAAGGCCAGGGGCATCTACACGATCGCGCGCGTCGTCGCCTTCAAGGACGACGTCCTGGCCCGCTACCGGCCCGAGTGGGCGGTCCTGGACACGCGGACCGGGAAGCCCTGGCTCGACAACGAGCGGCTGGCCTGGCTCGATCCGTTCAGAGAGGAGACCTGGAACTATGTCATCGAGGTCTCCCGCGAGGCGGCCCTGAAAGGGTTTGACGAGATCCAGTTCGACTATGTCCGCTTCCCGGCCGATGGCAGGCTGACCGCCGCGAGGTACTCGAAGCCCAACACCAAGGAGGCGCGCCTCCAGGCCATCTCGACTTTCCTGGCGCGGGCGCGCCGGGAGCTGGTCCCGACCGGGGCGTTCGTCGCTGCCGACATCTTCGGCTATACCGCGTTCAACGAGAACGACACCGACATCGGACAGCGGATCGAGGAGCTGGCCGCCCACGTGGACTACCTGAGCCCCATGGTCTATCCCTCCGGCTACCACCGGGGCATCCCGGGCTACCGGAACCCCGTCGAGCACCCGTACCAGATCGTCTTTCAGACCGTCCGGCTCGTCCGCCAGCGCGCGGCGCACACCGGCGTCAAGGTGCGGCCGTGGATCCAGGACTTCCGCGATTACGCCTTCGACCGGCGGCCGTTCGGCGTGAGAGAGGTCCGCGCCCAGCTGAAGGCGGCGGAGGACGCGGGGGCCGTGGGCTGGATGCTCTGGAACCCGCGCAACGAGTACACCGGGGCGGCGCTCCGTCCCAAGGTGGCCATGGCGTCCGGGCCCCGGCCCCCCCGGTGACGCGAGCCCGCCCGCCCTGGCTCTGGCTGGTTCTCGGGCTCGCGGCGTGCGCGGGATCGCCCGACCGAGCGCTCGCCCAGCTCAGGCCCAACGAGCTCGGCCGCGTCATGATCCTGGCCTACCACCAGATCGCCGAGCCCGAGGCACGCTGGGCCCGGACGCCGGCCAACTTCCGCCGGGACCTCGGGCGGCTCTGGGAGCGCGGCTACCGCCTCGTGGCCCTCACCGAGCTCCTGGACGGGACGCTCAACCTCCCCGCGGGAACCAGCCCGGTGGTGCTCACCTTCGACGACTCCTCCCCCGGCCAGTTCCGCTACCTGGAGCGAGACGGCGAGCCCGAGATCGATCCGACCTGCGCGGTCGCGATCCTCGAAGCCTTCGCCCGGGCCCACCCCGACTTCGGCCTGAAGGCGACGTTCTACGTGCTTCCCGGCGCTGCGCAACCGCACCGGCTCTTCGGCCAGCCCGGCCACGAGGCGCGGAAGCTCCGCTACCTGGTGAGCCGCGGCTTCGAGATCGGCAACCACACGCTCTGGCACGCTAACCTCTCGAAATACCCCGAGCCCACGGTCCGAGCGCAGCTCGCCGGGGCCCAGCGCTGGATCCAGCGCCTCGTCCCGGGCTACCAGCCGCGGACCCTCGCGCTCCCCATGGGCGCCTACCCGAAGGAGCTCGGCTGGGCGACCCGCGGGAGCGTCGACGGCGTCACGTACCGCCACGACGCCATCCTGATGGTGGCCGGCGGCGCCGCGCCCTCGCCGTTCTCCCGGCGCTTCGACCCCTACCGCGTGCCGCGAATCCAGGCGCTGGAGTCCGAGCTCGATCACTGGCTCAAGTACTTCGAGCGGAACCCCGACGAGCGCTTCGTGAGCGACGGCGATCCGGCCACGGTCACAATCCCGAAGGGGCGGCGCGGAGAGGTCCGCGACCCGGCCGGACGATCCCTCCGAATCGCCGAGCGCGAATGAGGCAGACGGCGCCGCGGGTCCGTCCCGGCCTCCTCGTCAGCGATCCCGGACGGGTCCTGTCCCCCTCCCCGCGCACCACGCTTTCAGCGTGCGTGCGCCGGGGACCCAGCCCCACCGTGCTCGTCGGACTGCGCGCGGTGGGGCGCCCCGGGCGCCGCCTCCCGTCCGGGATCGCCTGGGGCGCCTCGCTGAGCGGGCCGCGGGTGGCGCGGCGAGCGGGGCGCCCCAGCGGCGGCGCCGGGGGGTCCCCCACACCGGGCGGGGGGTGGCGCCGACGCTGGGGCTGTGCCCCCGACGCCGAAGGCGTGGGGAGGGGGCGACAGGACCCGCGGCCCCGAGGCGAAGCGGGCTACCGGTAAATGAGGTGTGACTGCCTGCGCTGGAGGAAGTCGGCCCGCTCCACCTCGGCCCAGTCGAGAATCCGCATCAGCGGCTCGCCGCGGAGGAAGGCCCACATGGTGGAGCGGTTCACCAGGAGATTCTGGATCGCCTCCGGCCGGAACTCGGTCGGGTAGCGTTCCCTGAGCGCTCTCGCGAGAGCCAGCGCCACGGCCACCGGCCTCACCGCCTCCCGGTCCGTCACCACCAGCCTCACCCCCCCGACGTGCTCGCGCGCGTACTTGTCCGCCGCCGGCGTGAAGTAGACCGGAAAGAAGCTGACGCCGGCGAGGCCCTTGGCGTTCATCGCCTCAGCCACCGCGATCGGGGCAATCCAGGGCGCCCCCACCACCTCGAACGGTGCCGCCGTGCCGCGCCCGACCGAGAGGTTCGTCGGCTCGAGGAGCCCGATCCCGGCGTAGAGGAGCGCCTGGTGGAGCGAGCGAATGTTGGGCGACGGATTGATCCAGGCGAGGCCGGTCTCGTCGTACCAGCGGGAGCGCTCCCAGCCCCCAAGCGGGATCACGGTCAGCGAAACGGGCAGGCTGCGCTCGGCCACGACGAGCTTCGCGAACTCCCCGATGGTGAGGCCCGTCCGCACCGGGAGTGGGTGGGGCGCCGTGAAGGAGCGGAGGTCGGGGTCCATCATCGGCCCCTCCACGAGCTTTCCGGTGAGCGGGTTCGGCCGGTCGAGGACCACGACCCGGATGTTCCGGCGCGCGCCCTCCTCCAGGAGATAGACCAGCGTCGTCAGATACGTGTAGTAGCGGATGCCAACGTCCTGGATGTCGAAAACGAGCGTATCGATCCCGTCGAGCATGCTCGGCGTCGGCCGTCGCTCGGCGCCGTAGAGGCTCCAGACCGGCAGGCCTGTCGCCCGGTCCCTGGCGTGAGGCACGGGCTGCGTGGCCTGGCCGGTGAGCCCGTGCTCGGGGGCGAAGATGGCCTTGAGCATGACCCCACGCGCCCGGGCGATCAGATCGATCCCGCGCCGGCGGCGGGCGTCCACGCCCGTCTGGTTGGTCACGAGCCCGACCGAGCGCCCTCTGAGGAGGGAAAACTGCTGCGCCGCCAGGACGTCGAGCCCGCTCTGCGTCGGCTCCCGCGGGGCGGCTGGCGCGTCCGCGGCCGGGACGCGCGCCTGGGCTGCGGCGACCTCCACGCGGGGGAGTGGCGGGGCGAAGAGCGCGGCGCCGACCGCCGCCGCGACGCGCATCCTGATCTCGCCGACCCGCCCCTTCCCGTACGGGTGCACGCGGTTCGTCAGGAGGACGAGGTAGCTCCGGCTGGGCGGGTCCACCCAGAGCGCCGTCCCCGTGAAGCCGGTGTGTCCGACCGAGCCGTGCGGGAAGAACGGACCGAGCGGGCGCGAGAAGGGGGAGGCCATGTCCCAGCCGAGGGCCCGCGTCACCTCGCCGACCGTGAGCGGGCTCAGCATCGTCCTGACCGTGGCCGGCGCCAGGATCTGCGCGCCCTGGAACCGGCCGTCGCTCACCAGCATCTGGCAGAAGCGGGCGAGGTCGTCGGCCGTCGAGAAGAGGCCGGCGTGGCCGGCCACGCCGCCGAGGAGGCGGGCGTTGCCGTCGTGGACCCGGCCCCACAGGAGGCCGTCGTTCACCACTTCGGTGGGAGCGATGCGGGAGCTGACGCGGGGATCCGGGTTGAAGGCGGAGTCCCGCATCCCCAGCGGCTCGAAGAGGCGGCGGGCGACGAACCGATCGAGGGGCTCACCGCTCACGCGACGCACCAGCTCGCCGAGGAGGATGAAGCCCGTGTCGCTGTACCGGAAGCCGCCCCCGGGCGGGTACTGAAGCGCGCCCTCGGCCAGCGCGCGGGCGGTCTTGGGAAACCTCTCGCGGAGCGCCTCCGCCGGCGGCAGATCGCCGAGCCCGGCGGTGTGGGTAAGGATGCGCCGGATCGTGAGCTCCCGATACTTCCGTCCCTTGAACTCCGTCAGGTACCGCGCTAGCGGCGCGTCGAGGCTCACCTTCTCCTGCTCGACGAGCAGGAGGACCGCGGGCGCCGTCGCCATCACCTTCGTGAGCGAGGCCACGTCGAAGATCGTGTCCTCCGTCATCGGCTCGCGCGCCGGCAGGAGGCTCCTCAAGCCAAACGCCTTCCGGTAGAGCACGCGCTCGCCCTGCCCGACCAGGATCACCGCGCCCGGGATCTCGCCGGCGTTCACCGCGTCGAGGGCAGCCTGGTCCACCGCGGAGAAGTCCTGGGAGTGGGCCGCCGCTGGGATGCCGAGCGCGAGGAGGAGGAAGACGACGGGAAGGGCCGACACGCGCCGCATGCGCTTTCATGATACCGGCGAGGGGGCGCTGACGCGACAGGAAATTCCGCAGCGTTGCGGCCCCCGGGGCGGAGTGATAGGATGCGCCAGAGTCTCGGCAGATGGCACGGATCTTTGTCACGGGCGGGACGGGGTTTGTCGGCAAAGCGGTGATCCGAGCGCTCCAGGCCCACGGCTTCATCGTCCGCTGCCTCGTACGCCCCGGCTCCGAGCAGGATCTGCGGGGCTTCGAGGCCATCGAACGCGCCCCCGGAGACGTGCTCACCCCTAAAGGGTTCGCGGATTCGATCCATGGCTGCGCCGCCGTCATCCACCTCGTCGGGATCATCCGCGAGCATCCGGGGATCGGCGTTCGTTTCGAGCGCCTGCACACCGCGGCCACTGCCCACGTGCTCGAAGCCGCGCAGGCGGCAGGGGTGACGCGGTACCTCCAGATGAGCGCCCTCGGCACGCGCCCCGGGGCGCGCTCGCGCTACCACCGGACCAAGTGGGAGGCCGAGGAGCTGGTGAGGCGGAGCGGGCTCAGGTGGACGATCTTCCGCCCGTCGGTGATCTACGGTCCGGGCGACGGGTTCGTCACGCTGCTGGCGCGCATGGTGCGGTGGCTCCCCATCGTGCCCGTGATCGGCGACGGGCGATACCGGCTCCAGCCGGTCCCGGTGGAGCAGGTCGCCGAAGCCTTCGCCCGGGCCCTCGAGCGGGACACGACCATCGGCCAGACCTACGAGGCGGGCGGGCCACGACCGTACGCCTTCGTCGAGATCCTGGACCTGGTCGGTGCGGCCCTGGGCAAGCCCAGGGTCCGCAAGGTCTACCAGCCGCTGGGCCTGATGCGCCCGCTCGTAGGAGTCCTCGAGCACATCCCGTTCTTCCCGCTGACCTCGGACCAGCTCCTCATGCTCGAGGAACACAACGTCTGCGACCCGACGCCCTTCTTCAAAACCTTCGACCTGGAGCCCCTCGACTTTCCCGAGGGCCTCCGCCGGATGTTCCAGGCATGACCTCGCCCTTCGGCACCTCGCTCCGGCGTGACCCCGACGACCCCCGCGGCCTCCTCGGGAGGATCGACGCCCAGGTCCGCGAGCGCCTGGAGGAGGCCGTGGACGCCGTCTGCCTGGACCTGATGGTCCAGCTCCGCCGGAAGCACAGGCGGCCGATGCCCGAAGCCGACAACGCGGAAGACCGCCGCGAGTTCGCGCGCCTGGTCCAGGAGTTTCTCGTCTATCTCCGGCAGGCCTACTGGACGGGCCTCCCCGAAACGGAGCGGGGGACCGTGACCCAGGCGGAGGCGGGGAGCGAGGAAGCCCGGCGTCTCGTGGGCGCCCAGGTGGCCCTGGCCAAGCTTCTCCCCGACTACTGGCAGCGCTTCGAGGGCTTCAGCGCCGCCTTCGCCGAAGGACGGCTCGCCGCGCCGCCGTCCAGGCCCGGCCTTCTCAGCCGCCTCTTCGGGCGCTGAGCGTCGCGCCGCGCCCGAGCCCCTTTCCCCGGCCTCGATCTGCTCGCGCTTCGCCGACCCGAAAAAAACGCCTTGACAGGTGAAACATGTGCTATTACTGTTTGCAACAACTGATACATCATGAAACCGTGGCTCGTCCTGATCGTGAGCCTTCCGCCCCACCCCTCGAGCCTCAGGGTGCGCGTCTGGCGAAAGCTCCGGGCCCTGGGGGCCGTCGCGCTCAAGAACTCGGTCTACCTGCTGCCGTTCACGCCCGAGACCTACGAGCAGTTCCAGTGGCTCAGCCAGGAGATCCAGAAGGACCGGGGGGAGGCCACGCTCCTCAAGGTAGATCGGATCGAGAACCTCAAGCCCGACGAGGTGGTGCGGCTCTTCCAGGACGCCCGGGACCGGGACTACCGCGACCTGGCGGAGCGTTATCGGAAGCTCCTACGCAACCTCGACAGGAAGGCCTCTCGCCGGGCCGCCGCATGGCGCGACGACGAGGTCGGCCGCCTGGCCCGCGACCTCGAGCGGATCCGGGAGACCGACTTCTTCGACGCCCCCGGCTACCGGGAGGTCGAGCGCCTGAAGCAGACGATCGAGCTGCGCCGCCGGGACCCGGCCGCCTCCGCCGAGGACCGCACCCCCACCGCACTCGAAGGCCTCCGCGGAAAGCGCTGGGTCACCCGTCCCCGTCCCCACGTGGACCGGGTCGCTTCGGCGTGGCTGATCAGGCGCTTCATCGACCCGGAGGCCCAGTTCCTCTTCGCGTCGCCCGAGGAGTTCCCCGCCGACGCGATCCCGTTCGACGCCCTCGGGGCCGAGTTCGGTCACCAGGGCGAGGACTGCACCTTCGAGACGCTTCTCAAGCGCTCAAGCCCGGGCGACCGCCGGCTCGTCCCCCTGGCCGAGGTCGTCCACGAGGCCGATCTCCGCGACCAGAAGTTCCACCGGGACGAGGCCCGCGGCATTGATCTGGCGATCCGCGGGCTCCTGGCGGCGCTCAAGGACGACCACGAGGTTCTGGCCCACGGCATGACCCTGTTCGACGGCCTCTACGCCACGATCGGAGAACGGAGCTAGCGGTGGTGGAGCGGCTGCTGGACGCGGGCGCGGAGGTCGGGGCGTGAGCCGGGCCGCGGGCGCCTTCGGGACGCCCGCCACCCTCTGGGAGCTGGTCCGGTACTTCCTCTATCTGGGGAGCCTGGGCTTCGGCGGGCCCGTCGCCCTCGTCGGCTATATGCAGCGGGACCTGGTCGAGCAGCGGAAGTGGTTCAGCAAGGAAGACTACATGAAGGGCCTCGCCCTCTCGCAGCTCGCTCCGGGCCCGCTGGCGGCCCAGCTCGCGATCTGCCTGGGCTATGTCCATTCGAGGGTCTGGGGGGCCACGCTCGTGTCGCTCGCCTTCATCCTCCCCTCGTACCTGATGACGGTCGCGATCAGCATGCTGTACGTCCAGTACGGCGGGCTCACGTGGATGCAGGCCGCGTTCTACGGCGTCGGCGCCGGGGTGATCGGCATCATCGTCCGTGCCGCGTACCGGCTCACCCGCCTGACCGTCGGATCCGCCCGGCTCCTCTGGTCCGTCTTCGCCGTGATGGCGGTCGTCACCGCCTGGACCGAATCCGAGATCGCCACCCTCTTCATCCTGTGCGGGGTCGCCGTCCTCTTCATCGAGGCCCCGCCCCGCTGGCTCCGGAGCGCCCGGGCGTCGCTCTGGGCCGTGCTCCCGCTTCCGGCCTCGCTCCTCTCGGGCATCGGTCCCGCCGCCTCGGCAGGCACCCTGGGGCAGATCCTCTGGTTCTTCGCCAAGGCCGGCGCCTTCGTGTTCGGAAGCGGCCTGGCCATCGTGCCGTTCCTCTACGGGGGCGTGGTTCAGGAGTACCGGTGGCTGAACGACAAGCAGTTCCTGGACGCTGTCGCCGTCGCGATGATCACGCCGGGACCGATCGTCATCACGGTGGCGTTCATCGGCTACCTCGTCGGGGGGCAGGTCGGAGCCCTCATGGCGGCGATTGGGGTGTTCCTCCCGATCTACCTGTTCGTCGTGATCCCCTACCCGTGGTTCGACCGCTTCAGCGAGAACCCCCAGGTGAAGGCCTTCGTGCGGGGCGTGACCGCGGCCGCGGCGGGCGCCATCGCCGGGGCCTGCTTCGTCCTGGCCCGCCGCGCGATCATCGATCCCCCGACCCTGCTGATCGCGCTCGCCGCGCTCGCGATCCTCACGCGCTTCAAGATCCCGGAGCCGGTGGTCATCATCGCGGCCGGCATTCTCGGGATCGCCATCTTCTCCGTGCGCCCGTGAGCCCGTTCCTCGCGCTGGTCCTGGCGGAGTTCCTGGCCCGGTTCGGCTACACGATGGCCCGAAGCCCGGTGCTGCCGCGCTTCGCCCAGGATCTCGGCGCCGCGCCCGAGCTGATCGGCCTGATCGTGGCGGCCTCGACCGTGACGGGCGTCGTCGTCAAGCTCCCCGCGGGGGCCCTTTCCGATCTGCTGGGGCGCAAGCGCATGATGCTGCTCGGGTGCGTCTTCTTCGCGGCGCCACCGTTCCTCTACCCGCTCGTCCAGTCGCCGGGCACGCTCCTGGCGCTCCGCTTCCTCCACGGCTTCGCCACCGCCATCTTCGCCCCCGTGGCCTCGGCCTTCGTCGCCGACCTCTCGCCGCGAGGACGCGGGGAGACGCTCGGCTGGTTCGCCGCGGCAGGCGATCTGGGCCGCACCCTGGGGCCTCTCCTCGGGGGGTCGCTCCTGTTCTACACGGCGAGCTACCCGCTCACGTATCTCGGCGTCGGAGTCCTGGGCCTCCTCCCGCTCCCCATGGTTCTCCGTCTTCCAGACGACGGCCGCCCGCGCGGGGCCTCCACCCTCGGTGCGCGCTCACGCCGCTTCTGGAGCGGCATCCGCGAGGTCTGCTCGAGCCGCGCCGTGATCATCGCTTCGACGCTCGAGGCCGCGCTCTACGTGGGCTACGGCGCCTTCCTCGGCTTCTTCCCGCCCTACGCCAAGGGGATCGGCCTGAACGACGCCGAGATCGCCCTCGTGATGGGCGTCCAGCTCGCCACCACCATGCTCGCCAAGCCGCTCTCGGGGCGCCTCTCCGACCGGGTCGGCCGGAAGCCCATGATCCTGGCCGGCCTCTTTCTTTGCGCCGGCACGCTGCCGGCGATCCCGACGCTGACCTCACTCCTGCTCCTCTTCCCGGTCTCCGCGCTTTTCGGCCTGGGGGTGGCGATCGTCACCCCGTCGACAACGGCACTCGTGGCGGATCTCGTGAGGGCGGGGCGGATGGGCTCGGCGATGGGAGTCTTCGGCACGATCTGGGACAGCGGCGAGGCGGCGGGGCCCATCCTGGCGGGCCTCCTGATCGCGTCCTTCGACTACGGGCCCGCCTTCGGCCTGATCGCCGCCTTCATGGGCGCGGCGGCCCTGCTCTTCCTCGTGGCGGTGAAAGACCCGACCCCCGCCCCTGCGGCGGCAAAGCGGGCGGCCTGAGTCAGCGGCGGATGATGCGCGCCATCATCCAATCCACGAAGCCCGGGGCGAGCGCGCTCAGGACGGCCAGGATCCGTGCCGAGGGATACGGGTAGACCTCGGCTCGAGGATGCCGGGCGCAGCGGACGATCGCCCGGGCCACCTGCTCGGCGGACTGGCTCGGGCCGTAGCGGTGCGGCTGGATCTTCTTCGGCTCCGCCTCGTCGAACTCGGTCCCCGTCGTGTAGATCGGGTAGACCAGGCTGACGTGGATCCCGCTCTCGCGGAGCTCCTGGCGCAGCGCCTCCGTGAGCCCGACGAGCGCGAACTTCGTCGCGCCGTACGCGGCCCGATACGGAAGCCCCCGCCGGCCCACGACAGAGCTGACATTGATGATATGGCCCGATCCGGCTTTCCGCATGGGCGGCAGAACCGCCTGCGTGGCCGTGAGAACGCCGATCAGGTTCACTTCCAGAATCGCCCTGAGCTCCTCCGGCGCGGTGGCCTCGAAGGGCGCCGCCAGTCCCCGGCCCGCGTTGTTCACCAGCAGATCGATCCGGCCCCACCGGCTCAGCATCCGCTCGACGGCGGACTGGACCGCGGGAGGCTCGGTCACGTCCCCGGGGCAAACCAGCGCCTGGCCGTCCTGTCCGGCGATCTCCTGAGCCAGGGCCTCGAGCCGCTCCTTCCGTCGAGCCAGCAGCGCGACCCGCATCCCCGCGCGGGCGAGACCCCGGGCTGTCGCCGCCCCGATCCCGCTCGACGCTCCCGTCACCAGCGCCGCCTTCCCGCTCAGCTCAGGCATCAGCGCCTCGCCAGCGCACAGGAGAGCGCGTAGCGGTTGCGCGCCACCCACCCGTAGAGGCGTGGCGCGAGGAGCGCCACGCCCGGCAACGCGAACAGGTGCGCAAGCCAGCGCCAGCGCCGGAGGCGTCGAAGGATCTCGGGAATGGCGCGGTCTCCGGCCAGGAGGCGCCCGTCGGGGAGCACGAGCTGGAGCGCCTGGAGGCAGGCCGCCTCGGAAATCGACGGAAAGCGACGCCGCCGCTCGGGGGACTGGCAGGGCACGAACTCGAAGCGGCCCGGGAGCGCGCAACCCGCGACCCAGCGCATTCCCGCCCGGCACACCGGGCAGGCATCGTCGTAGATCAGCACGGCAGGCGCCATGGCCAAGAGCCTGATGCGCCTCCCTTCTTGCACAACATGCAGCGCCCCAATGATGCCGCCTACCGCTGGCCGTCGGCCGCGGCCGCCCGCCGTCGTCAGCCTGCCTCCCCAAGCATTTCAGCGACAGTCCGTTCGGCATGGATCCTGGTTGTATCCAAGAACGGAATCCCTCTGTGAGCCCCGTCCCGCAGGATCAGCGGCAGCTCTGTCCCGCCTAGGATCAGGCCCTGAATCCCCTCCCGCTCTATCAACCGATCTACTGCCGCCAGCAATCGCTCGCGCGTTTCGCCTCGAAAGACGCCATTGACGAGCTCGCTCATGTATGTGCCGTGAATATACTCCTGATCGTCCAAGTCAGGTACGATGACAGTGATTCCCTGCCTGGAGAACACCTCCGGGTAAAATCGCGCCTGCATCGTAAAGCGGGTGCCAAACAGGCCCACTCGGTTCAGCCCCAGCGCTCGCGTGGCCCGGCATGCGGCTTCCACAATGCTGACCAGCGGAATCGGGGACTGCGGTCGAATCTCCTCGAACACAATATGGGGCGTATTCGAAGCCAGAAGACCCAACTCGGCCCCGGCGCGTGCCAGTTTCGTCACTTCACCCAGCAGATACTCGGTGACTTCGGCCAACTTCTGCGCGCCGATCAGGTCCAGCATCTTCTTCAGGTCGATACTGTTGATCACGATCGGCGGGTAACTCCCATCGCGCTTCCGCTCGCGGTATAACGCGACGATCGAGCGGTAGTATTCAACGGTTGACTCCGGCGCAATCCCGCCGATGATCCCAATGGTTTTCATTCTGCCTTCCTGAAAAGCGGCCTGGGGATGTTGCTCGGGCTACCTAACGCCGGTATCAGCCGCGCGCGAAGCGCGTCGGCTGCATGCCGAAGTTATCCCGTTGCTCTCCGGCGATCACCAACCGACTTTCGGGATCGTCCGGAACTCTTCGTGGCGACCTCTTGTAGCAGCCGAAGAGCGCGATTCACCGAGCTGCTGTCGGGAAAAGCGCGCGCCACGTCTGGCTCCAAGAGAACCAGATTCGTCCCCGCGGTCGCCTGCCTGTAGTACTTGCCCCGTACGCCGCCTTTCAAGCGCGCGAGGTCGTATTCGGGACGGAGATCGTCACTGCGTCGCTTCGCCAACTGCTTCCTCATACTGTTTCCGCTCCTGGCGCGTCGCCCGCCGCGCGCTGATGATTCGAACACGGCCGTCGCGCGGGGCGTGCGCAACGAAGAGAACGCGTCGCCGTGCTGAACGGCCGATCGTGATCTCCCGGTCTTCCTGTTCGGAGTGATCCGGGTCCCAGAACGTGAGCGCCGAGGGGTCGAGGAACAATGACGCGGCCTCCTCGAAGGTGACGCGATGCTTCTTGACGTTCGCCGCAGCCTTGGCTGGGTCCCACTCGTAAGTCACGCCGGCAGATTACCACCGCCCCCATGGCGGTTCAGTGGTTCCGCGCGTCGCAACGGCTGCATCGGGATACCGGGGCGGCGGCTGAGCCGCAGGCGCCGAGGCAAGCTTGCTGGCTGACGCGCCTGACGGCTCCAGCCTCGTGATGGGCCGCGCGAGCGGCCCAGCACGCGGATGCGTACAGCCGCCACCCCGATGGGCCGAAAGCGAGCAGTCGTTGCGAAGCAACGGCGGCGAGCGTCGGCCCATCGTTCCTATTCAGCCGCCGGCCGCTCTTGGCCGGTCGGCTGCAATAGGTTGTTAGATTGACCGCGCGAGTCAGTGGCGAAGAAGCGGTTCAAAGCTTCGGTCGTGTGTTGGGGAGACTCTTCCGGGAAAAAATGGCCTGCGTTGAGCGCGTGGCCTTG from Candidatus Rokuibacteriota bacterium carries:
- a CDS encoding DUF393 domain-containing protein, encoding MAPAVLIYDDACPVCRAGMRWVAGCALPGRFEFVPCQSPERRRRFPSISEAACLQALQLVLPDGRLLAGDRAIPEILRRLRRWRWLAHLFALPGVALLAPRLYGWVARNRYALSCALARR
- a CDS encoding BrnT family toxin — translated: MTYEWDPAKAAANVKKHRVTFEEAASLFLDPSALTFWDPDHSEQEDREITIGRSARRRVLFVAHAPRDGRVRIISARRATRQERKQYEEAVGEATQ
- a CDS encoding SDR family oxidoreductase, coding for MPELSGKAALVTGASSGIGAATARGLARAGMRVALLARRKERLEALAQEIAGQDGQALVCPGDVTEPPAVQSAVERMLSRWGRIDLLVNNAGRGLAAPFEATAPEELRAILEVNLIGVLTATQAVLPPMRKAGSGHIINVSSVVGRRGLPYRAAYGATKFALVGLTEALRQELRESGIHVSLVYPIYTTGTEFDEAEPKKIQPHRYGPSQSAEQVARAIVRCARHPRAEVYPYPSARILAVLSALAPGFVDWMMARIIRR
- a CDS encoding amino acid racemase, with protein sequence MKTIGIIGGIAPESTVEYYRSIVALYRERKRDGSYPPIVINSIDLKKMLDLIGAQKLAEVTEYLLGEVTKLARAGAELGLLASNTPHIVFEEIRPQSPIPLVSIVEAACRATRALGLNRVGLFGTRFTMQARFYPEVFSRQGITVIVPDLDDQEYIHGTYMSELVNGVFRGETRERLLAAVDRLIEREGIQGLILGGTELPLILRDGAHRGIPFLDTTRIHAERTVAEMLGEAG